The genomic region GCGTCGATCGATCCGGGCCAGAGCTTCGTCGATCTGGGTGGCAACTCGTTGTCGTATGTCGCCATGTCGGTGCGCCTGGAACGAGCGCTCGGACACCTGCCGTCGGACTGGCAGCGGATCTCGCTGCGGGACCTGCAGACCACCACCCGCCCCCGACGGTGGTGGGGCGCGACACTGGAGACCAGCGTCGCGCTGCGCGCCGCGGCGATCATTCTCGTGGTCATCTCCCACGCCGAGCTGTACACGGTGTGGGGCGGTGCGCACATACTGCTCGGCATCGCCGGCTACAACTTCGGCCGGTTCTGCCTCACTCCCCTGCCACGCGGCGACCGTACGCGACACCTGCGCAACACCATCGCGTGGATCGCCGTGCCTGCGATCATCTGGGTGGCCGTGGCGCTGATCATCACCAACGACTACACCGCGTCGAACCTGTTGCTGGCCAACAAGTTCCTGGGGCCGGCCGACAGCATGACAGCCGGACGACTGTGGTTCGTCGAGATCGTGGTGTGGACCCTCGTCGCGTTGGCGCTGGTGTGCTGTACACCGATCTTCGACCGGGCCGAGCGGCGCTGGCCGTTCGGAATCGCGCTGGCATTCCTGGGGTTGGGCCTGGCGTTGCGTTGGGATGTTTTCGGTTTCGGCCTTGGTCGCGACGCGTGGTTCACCGTGCTGGCGTTCTGGTTCTTCGCGGTCGGCTGGGCCGCGGCGAAGTCCACGACCGCGTGGCAGCGTGCGGCGGTGACACTGATCCTCGCCATCGGCATCGTCGGCTACTTCGGCAACCCCGACCGTGAAGCGCTCGTGTTCGTGGGCCTGGCGTTGTTGATCTGGTTGCCCGCGATCCGCTGCCCGTCGGCGTTCACCGTGGCGGCAGGCATCATCGCCGAGGCGTCACTGTTCATCTACCTGACGCACTACCAGGTCTATCCGCTGTTCGGTGACCACAAGGTGTTGGGCGTGACGGCATCTGTCATCGTCGGAGTGCTCCTGACCCAGCTCGTCACCCTTGTGCGGACGTGGAACCGTCGTCGCACCCGCGGCCGGTCAGACGTGCGGCGCGGGCTCGCGCTCGGCGATGAGCCCCTCCTGGACCAGGGTCGCGGCGATGACACCGTCGGCCCCGATCAGGCTCCCGGTGATCACGCCCCGCCCGCGCGCCGCGGCCGGTGACCGGGTCTCCAACAGATTCCACCGGTCGGCTTGCACCCGACGGTGAAACCAGATCGAGGAGTCGGTGGTGCCGCTGCGATGCGTGCGGCCGGCCATGGAGTAACCGTGCAACTGTAGTGCCGGGTCGATCATGTAGACGTCGGTGATGTAGGCCGCGATGACGGTGTGCAGCAGTGCGTCGTCAGGTACCGGGACGGTGACGCGCCACCACAGCCGTCGCACGAACTCACCGTCGCGGCGTTCGTCGGAGATGCGAATGTCGATCTCATCCAACGGCATCGACGGAGCAGGCCCCGCCGGTCCGGTGCGGGGCAGCGCCTCGGGATCCCCCGGCGGCGCCACGCCGTGCTCGGGGCCAGCCATGGGCGCGGCGAACGACACACTGGCCGTGGTGAGCAGCCGACCCGCCTGGCTGGCATCGACCCGGCGGGCGGCCGCGGTACGCCCGTCGAAGACGGTTGTCACGGCGTAGTCGACGACCTCACCCGCCTCCCCGCCGCGCAGGAACTGCAGATGCATGCTGGTCGGCAGTTTCGCCGGGTCGACCGTGCGGGCTGCCGCCGCCAGGCTCTGCGCCATGAACTGGCCGCCGAACGACCGCTTGCCCACCGGGCCGCTTGCGGGGCCGACCCAGTTACCGGCGCCCTCGTCCGCCTTGACGTCGAGCAGGTCCAACAGCGCGCTCACGCCACCGTCCCCGCATCCAACAGGTGCTGCACCTCATCGTCACGCAGCCCCAACCGCTCGCGCAGGACGGCCACGGTGTCATCGCCAAGCGTCGGCGCCGGTACGGCCGGCGGGTAGATGCCGTCGATCGACAGTGGCAGCCCGGGGGCCAGATAGCGCCCGATCCGGGGCTGGTCCAACTCGGTGAACAGCGGGTTATCGGTCACCTTGGGGTCGACCACCACGTCGGCGAAGGTGCGGTACCGCTCCCACAGGATCGATGTCCCCGACAGTGCGTGGGACACCTCCTCGGCCGTGCGATCGGTGAACCACACGGTGAACAGACCCGTCAGCGCATCCCGGTGCCGGTAGCGGTCACCCTCGTCAGCGAAGTCAGCACCGAGCGAGTCACCGAGTGCAGCAACGGCTTTCGAAGTACCGGTGAGTTCGGTCAGGTCCCGGAAGTGCCGCCCGGTCAGCGCGACGATCATGAAGGACTCGCCGTCACCGCTGGTGAAGTGCTGGCCGTACTGGCCGTAGATGGAGTTGCCGATCCGTTGTCGCGACGTGCCGTTGACCATGACCTCGGTGAGGAAGCTGAGATTGCCCGCGGTGGCCAGCGCGACGTTCTCCAATGGGATGGAGATTCGCTGTCCCTCCCCCGTGGCGTCGCGATGCCGCAGCGCGCTGACGACGGCCAGCGCCGCGTAGATGCCACACGCCACGTCCCACGCGGGCAGAACGTGGTTGACCGGGGCGGCCAGGTCTGCGGGCCCGGTCACTAACGGAAACCCGACGCCCGCGTTGACGGTGTAGTCGACCCCGGTGCCGCCGTCCGCACGACCGGACACCTCGACGTGGATCAGGTCGGGCCGCACCCTCAACAGGGTTTCGTACGAATGCCATTCTCGGCCTGCGACGTTCGTGATCAGAATCCCTGCGTCGGCGATCAGCCGCTGGATCAGATCCTGCCCCTCTGCCGATCGCACGTCGGCCGCCACGGACCGCTTGCCCTTGTTCAATCCGGCCCAGTAGATGCTGTCACCGTCGTCGGTCACCGGCCAGCGGTTGTAGTCGGCGGCACCGCCGACCGGATCGACGCGGATCACCTCGGCGCCGAGCTGGGCCAGCGTCATCCCTGCCAGAGGCACCGCGACGAAGCTCGAGATCTCGATGATCCGTACCCCGGCCAGTGGACCACCGCCGTGCAATCCGTCAGTCATGCGCCCAACGATATTGGGCAGGTGTCCGGCCGTGTCGACGCCCCCACGGCCACCACGTCACACGAGATCGGTCAGACGAGATCGATGGCGTCGGCGATCGAATCCAGAACACGGCTGGGCCGAAACGGGTAGCGCTCGATATCTTCGACGTCCGTCGAGCCCGTCAGCACCAGAATGGTCTCCAGGCCCGCCTCGATACCGGCGACGACGTCGGTGTCCATCCGGTCGCCCACCATGACGGTGTTCTCCGAGTGCGCCTCGATGCGGTTGAGCGCGCTGCGGAACATCATGGGGTTGGGCTTGCCGACGAAGTACGGCTCGCGTCCGGTGGCCTTGGTGATGAGTGCAGCGACGGAGCCCGTCGCGGGCATCGGTCCCTCGGCGGACGGCCCGGTGACGTCGGGGTTGGTCGCGATGAAGCGGGCACCGCCGAGGATGAGCCGGATGGCCTTGGTGATGGCCTCGAACGAGTATGTCCGCGTCTCCCCCAGCACGACGAAGTCGGGATCGATATCGGTCAGCGTGTACCCGACCTCGTGCAGTGCCGTGGTGAGACCGGCCTCGCCGATCACGTATGCCGATCCGCCTGGCAGCTGATCGTGCAGGAACGCCGCCGTCGCCAGCGCCGAGGTCCAGATCGCCCACTCCGGCACCGTCAGACCCGATCGCGCCAGTCGGGCCGCGAGGTCGCGCGGGGTGAAGATCGAGTTGTTGGTCAGCACCAGGAACGGCCGCTGCTTGTCGGTCAGCGTCTGAAGGAACTCGGCCGCACCCGGCAGGGCGTGTTCCTCGCGGACCAGGACGCCATCCATATCGGTGAGCCAGCACTGCGGTGTGGTGCGCATCCTTGAATCCTCACCCGGATGTCAGCGAATAACCACTGCGGACGGTGTCCGTGGGCTGCCGAGGGCGTCCCGGTGCGACGGCGGTTGGCGACCGTCGGCGTCGGTGATGCCGTATCGCGATGCGAGTTCGGCGCCGATGACCGTCTGCCCGGTCAGCTCTGCCAGCACCGGGTCCCGATACAGCGCGTCGATCAAATAGCCGGTGAACTCCGGGGTTTCGGCGTGCTGCGCGGTCTTGGCCAGTGCTTCGGGGTGCCCGTCGAAGGCGCTGCGGAACTTGTCAGTCAGCAGAATGCCCATCCATATCGACACCGTGCACACGCCGGTCCCCTTGAAGTCGACGGCCATATCTGCGGCGAGCTTGTCGACACCGGCCTTCTGTGCGCCGTAGGCGGGGCCATGCATGTAGCACACCGATCCCGGCGATGAGGTGAACGCGATCAGTGCGCGGTCGCGGCCGACCATAAGCGGTGCCGCGTGCCAGGACGCGACGTAGGAGGATCTCAGGCCGACGTCGAGCACATCGGCCAACGTCAGCGGCTTGCGCCAGAACGGCTCCGAGCCGGTCAACTCATCGTGAATCGCGGCGGCGTTGTTGACCAGCAGGTCCAGCCCGCCGGACTCGTCGGCGACCCGCTCGAACAGCGCGGCGACCTGCGCATCGTCGCGGTGGTCCACCGTGACGGCAATACCGCCGTCACCGGTGTCGGTGATGGTGCGGCCGGTCAGGTAGACGCGCCACCCCGAGGCCAGTAGCGCGTTCGCGATACCGCGGCCGGCGCCCCGGCTCGCGCCGGTGACCACGGCGACGCGGCTGTCATCGTCAGAGGTCATGGTTACTCGGGAAGCCGAAGCTCCGGCTTCTCCACCTCTTCGATGTTGACGTCCTTGAAGGTGATCACCCGTACCTGCTTGACGAACCGGGCGGGGCGATACATGTCCCACACCCACGCGTCAGCCAGTCGCAGCTCGAAGTACACCTCGCCGTCGGCGTTGCGGGGAACCATCTCCACGCTGTTGGCCAGGTAGAACCGTCGCTCCGTCTCCACGACGTAGCTGAACTGCCCCACGATGTCCTTGTATTCGCGGTACAGCGAGAGTTCCATCTCGGTTTCGTACTTCTCGAGATCCTCGGCACTCATCGGTTACGCGATCCTTCTGTCGGTGTGGCGTTCATCTTTCCCGATTTTCCTCCACCCGGTGAGGCGGGCACACCCGACCCGGTGCCGGACACACCTTCGGGCACCATAGCCGGGTCCGCCCCGATGACGGCCATCCTGCGGACATTGATGAACGAGTATCTGTGCTCCCTGCAGGGACCCAGCTCGGCGAGCGCTGCAGTGTGCGCGGCGGTGCTGTAACCCTTGTGCTCGGCGAACCCGTAACCAGGGTGTTCGCGCTCCATCTCGACCATCAGCCGGTCGCGGCTCACCTTGGCCAGCACGCTGGCCGCCGCGATGCACGCAGCCGCCGCGTCACCGCCGATCACCGGCAGTGACGGCACGGGCAGACCGGGCACGCGGAAACCGTCGCTGAGGACATACCCCGGTCGCAGCGACAGGCCCGCGACGGCGCGTCGCATGCCCTCGATATTGGCGATGTGCACACCACGACGATCCACCTCAACCGAGGGGATGAACACCACGTGGTAGGCCAGCGCATAGCGGCGAATGATGGGGAACAGCCGCTCCCGCTCGCGCTCGGTGAGCTTCTTCGAGTCATCGAGTGCGGCCAGGCTCTCCAGGCGATTCGGCCCGAGCACGCAGGCCGCCACCACGAGCGGACCCGCGCATGCACCGCGACCGACCTCGTCGACACCGGCCACCGGTCCGAGCCCACCCCGATACAGCGCCGACTCGAGTGTTCGGAGACCCGCTGACTTGCGAATCACCGTTCGGGGCGGCCAGTTCGCCGGCAAAGCGGTCTCTCCTACTGCGCGGTCTGAAGGTCTGCGGCCTGGGGGTTGGCCGTCTGGGGGTTGAAGGAGCTGACGCCGCCCCAACGCCCAGGGGGCCATGCGATGAAGCGCGCCTTGCCGATCACGTTCTCGACCGGGACGGTGCCCGACATCGGGTCACCGGTGCACAGCAGACCGCGCTGAGCGTCTGCGGGCAGGTTGGTGCAGTGCGCCCGGGAGTCCGCGGAGTGGGTGCGGTTATCGCCCATCACCCACACGCGATCCTTCGGCACGGTCACCGGGCCGAACTCGTTGCCGAGGCACGGGTAGACCGCGGGATCGGCCATCATCGTGGCGGGATCCAGGTAGGGCTCGACGAGCTTCTTGTTGTCGACGGTGAGGCCGGTGTCGGCACGGCACTGCACCGTCTGCCCGCCGGTGGCGATGATGCGCTTCACCAGATCGTTCTCGTCGGGCGGCACGAAGCCGACGAACGACAACGCGTTCTGCACCCAGCGGACGGCGGGGTTGTCGGAGCGAATCGACTTGTAGCCGACGTTCCATGCCGGCGGTCCCTTGAAGACGACGACGTCACCCGGTTCCGGCGACGAGAACCGGTAGGTCATCTTGTCGACCATGATCCGGTCGCCCACACATCCGGGGCATCCGTGCAGCGTGGGCTCCATCGACTCCGACGGAATGAGGTACGGCCGGGCCACGAACGTCAGCATCACGTAGTAGAGGACGAGCGCGATGGTCAGCAGGATCGCGGCTTCGCGCAGCGCACCGTGCTTCTTCTTCGGCGGCTCGTCATCCGTGTGTTCGACACTGTCGGTGTCATCGACGCTCTTGTCCTCGCCGACGTCGTCGACACTCTTGGTGTCGTCAGTGTCGGCGGTATCGGCAGCGTCGGTGGGTCCGGTCACGCCATCAGAGTAGTCAGAGTGACCGGCGGGGCGACGCGCCCCGCCGGAGCCGCTCCGGCGACCCAACGGTCAAGACCGTGGGAAGACGACGTCAGCGCTTTTCCTTGATCTTCGCCTTCTTGCCCCGCAGCTCGCGCAGGTAGTACAGCTTGGCGCGACGGACGTCACCGCGGGTGACGACGTCAAGGTGATCGATGTTGGGCGAGTGCACCGGGAACGTGCGCTCCACACCGACGCCGTAGCTCTCCTTGCGCACGGTGAAGGTCTCGCGCACACCGCCGCCCTGGCGGCGCAGCACGACACCCTTGAAGACCTGGATGCGCTCCTTGGAGCCCTCGATGACCTTCACGTGAACGTTCACGGTGTCGCCGGGGCCAAAGGTCGGAATGTCGTCGCGCAGCGACGTCTGGTCGACGAAGTCCAGCGTGTTCATCGGGGACACTTCCTTGTTGTGGTGGGTCCGGCTGTCGCTCGTCGCGTTGCGACGCAGCACCTAGCCGATCTCCTGGGCGTACGTTCGAGATGCCTTCCGCAGCACACCGAGGCCAATTGGCCCTAGTCGTGCGCAGACAACTGCCCAATTGTGCCAGACGGCCCCCCCACCGGCGAAATCGCACCGTTCCGGTGGCTGTCTGACACCGCCGAGGTTGAAGCGCGGCGCCATGCCCGAACGACTAGGCTCAGGAGAGTTCTCGCCTCACGTCGAGACCACCCACTCAATCGAGGAGGACCATGTTCCGGCGGCCGTCAAAGCTGCTGATGGTCACTGCTTCGACGGTAGCCGTGGTCACGGTGGCCGCAGGGTGTGAGGCCAAGGTGTATGGCAATCCGCCGCTGAACCCCGAAGCACCGCAGCTGACCGTCGTCGCGCCGCTGGGCAGCATTGCCCCGCTTCCCGACGCACCCCCTGACGAGCCGGCGGCGACGTTCAACGGCCTGGCGCAACGCGAGCAGCTCGCCACTGACGAGGCGGCCGACGCCGGCGCCGAGATCACGGCCGCGATCCTCGACCGCAATACCGGGCAGCTGGTGACCAACGGCAACGACATGTCGATCGCCATCGCCTCGGTGGTCAAGCTCTTCATCGCCGATGACCTGCTGCTGCAGGTGTCCAAGGGCGAGACCACGCTCTCGCCCGAGGACCGCAAATCGCTCGACGTCATGCTGCGAGCCTCCGACGACAGCGCCGCCGAGGTGTTCTGGAACCGCAGCGACGGCAGCGCGATCATCGACCGAGTCGTTGCCCGCTACGGGCTGGACTCCACGCGTCCGCCGGACAATGGGCGGTGGTTCAACACCGTCAGCACAGCGACCGACCTGGTGCGTTACTACGACATGCTGATGGCAGGCACCGGCGGGTTACCGCCCGAACAGGCCAGCATCATCCTGTCCAATCTGGCGGCATCGACGCCGACGGCAGTCGATGGAATGGTGCCCGGCGGTGTGTACCCGCAGCGGTTCGGCATTCCCGAGGGTCTGCCCGGCGAACCGGTGGCGGTCAAACAGGGCTGGATGTGCTGTGTCGGCGCCGACTGGATGCACCTGTCCACCGGTGTCATCGGCCCCAGCCGCCGCTATGTCATGGTCATCGGCTCCATGCAGCCCGCCAGCGCCGACGTCGCGCGCCAGACCATCACCCAGGCCGTCAGGACGATGTTCCCCGAAGGGCACGTCTAGTTCGGCAGATCCGGGCTCTGATCCAACAGATCCGGGCGACGGGCCCGCGTGCGCTGCAGTGACTGCTCCCGGCGCCACGCCGCCAACTTCGCATGGTCACCCGACAGGAGTACGGCGGGCACGTCGAGATCCCGCCAACTCGGTGGCCGGGTGTAGCTCGGCCCCTCGAGCAGACCATCGGAGTGTGAATCATCCTGGTGGGAAGCGGGATTGCCGAGAACTTCAGGCATCAACCGGACCACCGCCTCGATCATGACCAGCGCCGCCGACTCGCCGCCGGGCAGCACGTAGTCACCGATCGACACCTCCTCGACCCGCATGCGGCGTGCGGCATCCTCGGCCACCCGCTGGTCGATACCCTCGTAGCGTCCGCAGGCGAACACCAGGTGACTCTCGGT from Mycolicibacterium sp. YH-1 harbors:
- the trmD gene encoding tRNA (guanosine(37)-N1)-methyltransferase TrmD; translation: MRIDVVTIFPDYLDPLRQSLPGRAIEAGIVDVAVHDLRRWTHDVHRSVDDSPYGGGPGMVMKAPVWGEALDEICSPETLLVVPTPAGRLFKQADAQRWSTESHLVFACGRYEGIDQRVAEDAARRMRVEEVSIGDYVLPGGESAALVMIEAVVRLMPEVLGNPASHQDDSHSDGLLEGPSYTRPPSWRDLDVPAVLLSGDHAKLAAWRREQSLQRTRARRPDLLDQSPDLPN
- the rplS gene encoding 50S ribosomal protein L19 — translated: MNTLDFVDQTSLRDDIPTFGPGDTVNVHVKVIEGSKERIQVFKGVVLRRQGGGVRETFTVRKESYGVGVERTFPVHSPNIDHLDVVTRGDVRRAKLYYLRELRGKKAKIKEKR
- the lepB gene encoding signal peptidase I; protein product: MTGPTDAADTADTDDTKSVDDVGEDKSVDDTDSVEHTDDEPPKKKHGALREAAILLTIALVLYYVMLTFVARPYLIPSESMEPTLHGCPGCVGDRIMVDKMTYRFSSPEPGDVVVFKGPPAWNVGYKSIRSDNPAVRWVQNALSFVGFVPPDENDLVKRIIATGGQTVQCRADTGLTVDNKKLVEPYLDPATMMADPAVYPCLGNEFGPVTVPKDRVWVMGDNRTHSADSRAHCTNLPADAQRGLLCTGDPMSGTVPVENVIGKARFIAWPPGRWGGVSSFNPQTANPQAADLQTAQ
- a CDS encoding CoA transferase, translated to MTDGLHGGGPLAGVRIIEISSFVAVPLAGMTLAQLGAEVIRVDPVGGAADYNRWPVTDDGDSIYWAGLNKGKRSVAADVRSAEGQDLIQRLIADAGILITNVAGREWHSYETLLRVRPDLIHVEVSGRADGGTGVDYTVNAGVGFPLVTGPADLAAPVNHVLPAWDVACGIYAALAVVSALRHRDATGEGQRISIPLENVALATAGNLSFLTEVMVNGTSRQRIGNSIYGQYGQHFTSGDGESFMIVALTGRHFRDLTELTGTSKAVAALGDSLGADFADEGDRYRHRDALTGLFTVWFTDRTAEEVSHALSGTSILWERYRTFADVVVDPKVTDNPLFTELDQPRIGRYLAPGLPLSIDGIYPPAVPAPTLGDDTVAVLRERLGLRDDEVQHLLDAGTVA
- a CDS encoding DUF2469 domain-containing protein; the encoded protein is MSAEDLEKYETEMELSLYREYKDIVGQFSYVVETERRFYLANSVEMVPRNADGEVYFELRLADAWVWDMYRPARFVKQVRVITFKDVNIEEVEKPELRLPE
- a CDS encoding HAD-IIA family hydrolase, translated to MRTTPQCWLTDMDGVLVREEHALPGAAEFLQTLTDKQRPFLVLTNNSIFTPRDLAARLARSGLTVPEWAIWTSALATAAFLHDQLPGGSAYVIGEAGLTTALHEVGYTLTDIDPDFVVLGETRTYSFEAITKAIRLILGGARFIATNPDVTGPSAEGPMPATGSVAALITKATGREPYFVGKPNPMMFRSALNRIEAHSENTVMVGDRMDTDVVAGIEAGLETILVLTGSTDVEDIERYPFRPSRVLDSIADAIDLV
- a CDS encoding ribonuclease HII; the protein is MPANWPPRTVIRKSAGLRTLESALYRGGLGPVAGVDEVGRGACAGPLVVAACVLGPNRLESLAALDDSKKLTERERERLFPIIRRYALAYHVVFIPSVEVDRRGVHIANIEGMRRAVAGLSLRPGYVLSDGFRVPGLPVPSLPVIGGDAAAACIAAASVLAKVSRDRLMVEMEREHPGYGFAEHKGYSTAAHTAALAELGPCREHRYSFINVRRMAVIGADPAMVPEGVSGTGSGVPASPGGGKSGKMNATPTEGSRNR
- a CDS encoding SDR family NAD(P)-dependent oxidoreductase encodes the protein MTSDDDSRVAVVTGASRGAGRGIANALLASGWRVYLTGRTITDTGDGGIAVTVDHRDDAQVAALFERVADESGGLDLLVNNAAAIHDELTGSEPFWRKPLTLADVLDVGLRSSYVASWHAAPLMVGRDRALIAFTSSPGSVCYMHGPAYGAQKAGVDKLAADMAVDFKGTGVCTVSIWMGILLTDKFRSAFDGHPEALAKTAQHAETPEFTGYLIDALYRDPVLAELTGQTVIGAELASRYGITDADGRQPPSHRDALGSPRTPSAVVIR